Proteins encoded together in one Deinococcus hopiensis KR-140 window:
- a CDS encoding adenylyltransferase/cytidyltransferase family protein, which yields MTDLPAAVYVGRFQPPHAAHVGTVLHALQRARRVLVLLGSANAARSVRNPFSAQERAQMFRAALREVGGSPGRVVFRPLPDRFDADAWAADVRAQAGEVFGPGARVALVGFEKDASSAYLRWFPGWERLGAPEVPGLNATDLRAVWLTGQPLPRAMPGAVRTFLAQFAGTPAFVRLQAEWKAVQAARALLPPGAHLHEERWLRTEGGQVWLHTRTGPVGQGLWELPGRVLPLGRTPPGGEAARFTHPARALIVPTTAHVYWESVPAGHAARPVPLALALARPRRFHEDHHVILSRMLSRGEAGTLRLRP from the coding sequence ATGACCGATCTGCCTGCCGCCGTCTATGTGGGCCGCTTTCAGCCTCCGCACGCAGCGCATGTCGGAACGGTCCTGCACGCCCTGCAACGCGCCAGGCGGGTACTCGTGCTACTGGGAAGCGCGAATGCGGCCCGCTCTGTCCGCAACCCGTTCAGCGCGCAGGAGCGGGCGCAGATGTTCCGGGCAGCCTTGCGGGAAGTGGGGGGCTCACCGGGCCGCGTCGTGTTCCGCCCCCTGCCGGACCGTTTCGATGCTGACGCCTGGGCAGCCGATGTGCGTGCCCAGGCGGGAGAGGTGTTTGGCCCTGGTGCGCGGGTTGCCCTGGTGGGCTTCGAGAAGGACGCCAGCAGCGCCTACCTGCGCTGGTTTCCCGGCTGGGAACGGCTGGGCGCGCCCGAGGTGCCGGGGCTGAACGCCACCGATCTGCGCGCGGTGTGGCTGACTGGCCAGCCTCTGCCCAGAGCGATGCCGGGAGCGGTGCGAACGTTCCTGGCCCAGTTCGCCGGGACCCCAGCCTTCGTCCGCCTTCAGGCCGAGTGGAAGGCGGTGCAGGCGGCCCGCGCCCTGCTGCCTCCAGGCGCACACCTCCACGAGGAACGCTGGCTCCGCACCGAGGGCGGGCAGGTCTGGCTGCACACCCGCACTGGTCCTGTGGGGCAGGGGTTGTGGGAATTGCCCGGGCGGGTGCTTCCCCTGGGGCGAACGCCACCTGGCGGGGAAGCGGCCCGCTTCACCCACCCCGCCCGCGCCCTGATTGTGCCCACCACGGCACACGTTTACTGGGAATCTGTCCCTGCCGGACACGCCGCGCGGCCCGTGCCCCTCGCGCTTGCGCTGGCCCGGCCTCGCCGCTTTCATGAGGACCACCACGTGATTTTGAGCCGGATGCTCAGCCGCGGGGAAGCGGGAACGCTCCGGCTTCGGCCGTGA
- a CDS encoding nicotinate phosphoribosyltransferase produces the protein MSSPLFTDLYQLTMMQGYWKHGLHTQEAVFDLYFRKLPYRGGFAVWAGLGPALEMLETLHFGDADLSYLDTLGLFQPAFLDALRGWKFSARVTAFPEGSAVFPHEPLLTVRGPLWEAQLVETALLNTLNFQTLVATKAARCVLAAEASPHGGQVIEFGARRAQGPDGALSAARAAFVGGAVGTSDVEAARRFGLPAVGTHAHAWVESFPDELTAFRAYAELYPDSTTLLLDTVDTLRSGLPNALTVARELRERGHELRGVRLDSGDLAYLSCRIRSAFDEADFRDVKIVASNDLSESVIASVIAEGGRVDTYGVGTQLVTAGGEGGGALGGVFKLASLGGVPRMKLTGEPGKSSLPGEKRVWRGTDDEGLYALDALTLGDVPRAGDRVSDPTNPLRFSRLSEGLTWHEAHALVMEGGKRTVPGEALPTVQLRARAELARLPAGTRRPLNPHLYRVGLGDDVAALREQVAEGLRAHTKA, from the coding sequence ATGAGCTCGCCCCTTTTTACGGACCTCTACCAGCTCACCATGATGCAGGGTTACTGGAAACACGGCCTGCACACGCAAGAAGCCGTGTTCGACCTGTACTTCCGCAAGCTGCCTTACCGGGGCGGCTTTGCGGTATGGGCCGGGCTGGGTCCAGCGCTGGAGATGCTCGAAACGCTGCACTTCGGTGACGCCGATCTAAGCTACCTGGATACGCTGGGCCTCTTTCAGCCCGCCTTTCTGGACGCGCTGCGCGGCTGGAAGTTCTCTGCCCGCGTCACTGCCTTCCCGGAAGGCAGCGCCGTGTTTCCCCACGAGCCGCTGTTGACCGTGCGGGGGCCGCTCTGGGAAGCGCAGCTGGTGGAGACGGCGCTGCTGAACACGCTGAACTTTCAGACGCTGGTGGCGACGAAGGCCGCCCGCTGCGTGTTGGCCGCCGAGGCCAGCCCCCACGGCGGACAGGTGATCGAATTCGGCGCACGCCGGGCGCAGGGGCCGGACGGAGCCCTCAGCGCCGCGCGGGCCGCTTTTGTGGGTGGGGCTGTGGGCACGAGCGATGTGGAGGCCGCCCGCCGCTTTGGCCTGCCTGCTGTGGGCACCCATGCCCACGCCTGGGTGGAGAGTTTCCCGGACGAATTGACCGCCTTTCGCGCCTACGCCGAGTTGTACCCCGACTCCACCACATTGCTGCTGGACACCGTTGACACGCTGAGAAGCGGGCTGCCCAACGCCCTGACCGTTGCCCGCGAACTGCGCGAGCGCGGCCATGAATTGCGCGGCGTGCGGCTGGACAGCGGAGACCTCGCGTACCTGTCTTGCCGCATCCGCTCGGCCTTCGACGAGGCGGATTTCCGAGACGTGAAGATCGTTGCCAGCAACGACCTCTCGGAATCCGTAATCGCCTCCGTGATCGCGGAGGGCGGCCGGGTGGACACCTACGGCGTGGGCACGCAGCTCGTCACGGCGGGTGGTGAGGGCGGCGGAGCGCTGGGCGGCGTGTTCAAGCTGGCCTCGCTGGGCGGCGTGCCCCGCATGAAACTGACCGGTGAGCCCGGCAAGTCCAGCCTGCCCGGCGAGAAGCGGGTGTGGCGGGGCACGGACGACGAGGGTCTATACGCTCTGGACGCCCTGACCCTCGGAGACGTGCCGCGAGCGGGGGACCGGGTGAGCGATCCCACCAACCCGCTGCGCTTTTCTCGCCTCTCTGAAGGCCTGACGTGGCATGAGGCGCACGCGCTGGTGATGGAAGGTGGCAAACGGACGGTCCCTGGCGAAGCCCTGCCCACCGTGCAGCTCCGCGCCCGTGCGGAGCTGGCCCGGCTTCCGGCGGGCACGCGCCGCCCCCTCAATCCGCACCTGTACCGGGTTGGGCTGGGCGACGACGTGGCGGCGCTGCGGGAGCAGGTGGCAGAAGGGCTGCGGGCGCACACGAAGGCATGA
- the nadE gene encoding ammonia-dependent NAD(+) synthetase, with product MSSTRDLIRQELNVLADIDPAEEIKRRVAFLADYLRSTPARGFVLGISGGQDSTLTGRLCQLAAERVREAGGDATFLAVRLPYGVQADEADAQLALAFIHPDRHVTVNIKGAADASAAAAAEALGEEMRDFVRGNIKARERMIAQYALAGQANLLVVGTDHAAEAVTGFFTKHGDGGVDLTPLTGLTKRQGAQLLQHLGAPESTWRKVPTADLEDNRPGLPDEVALGLTYAEIDDYLEGREVAPEVAKKLETAYRNTRHKRALPVTPFDDWWTVDSGQ from the coding sequence ATGTCTTCCACCCGTGACCTGATCCGGCAAGAGCTGAACGTCCTCGCCGACATTGACCCGGCGGAGGAGATCAAGCGCCGAGTGGCCTTTCTGGCCGATTACCTGCGCTCCACGCCCGCACGCGGCTTCGTGCTGGGGATCAGCGGCGGGCAGGACAGCACGCTGACCGGGCGGCTATGTCAGCTCGCCGCTGAGCGGGTGCGGGAAGCGGGGGGCGACGCCACCTTCCTCGCCGTGCGTCTGCCCTACGGGGTGCAGGCCGACGAGGCCGACGCACAGCTGGCCCTGGCCTTTATCCACCCGGACCGGCACGTCACCGTCAACATCAAGGGAGCGGCGGACGCGAGCGCGGCAGCGGCGGCCGAAGCCCTGGGAGAGGAGATGCGCGATTTCGTGCGCGGCAACATCAAGGCCCGCGAGCGCATGATCGCCCAGTACGCCCTCGCCGGACAGGCAAACCTGCTGGTGGTGGGAACGGACCATGCGGCGGAGGCCGTGACAGGCTTTTTCACCAAACACGGCGACGGCGGCGTGGACCTGACGCCCCTGACCGGCCTGACCAAACGCCAGGGCGCACAGCTGTTGCAGCACCTCGGCGCACCGGAGTCCACCTGGCGCAAAGTTCCCACAGCGGACCTCGAAGACAACCGCCCCGGCCTTCCCGACGAGGTGGCTCTGGGCCTGACCTACGCCGAGATCGACGATTACCTCGAAGGGCGCGAGGTGGCTCCGGAAGTGGCGAAAAAGTTGGAAACCGCCTACCGCAACACCCGGCACAAGCGGGCGTTGCCGGTCACGCCGTTTGATGACTGGTGGACGGTGGACAGCGGGCAATAG
- a CDS encoding SDR family NAD(P)-dependent oxidoreductase codes for MRLPKRLLLAAGIGALSARRLLSAPYPLGGKSVLITGGSRGLGLALAREFTARGAKVTLMARTGDALERAAQELRASGAAVHTVVGDITVAADLERAVEETARAHGGLDVVVNNAGLIQVGPLENMTEANFREVMEVNAFAPLCLTRAALPLLRAARGRVLIVASVGGKVAVPHLGPYSMSKFAVTGLGQALRAELARDGVGVTTVCPSLMQTGSARHAEVKGRQEREYALFATVDNVPVVSLDAATAARRIVDVLVRGDAEAMIGGPALLLRYAQALAPQLVADVMALTNRLLPGPTPSNEGVRGANVETPVTQNNPIKRAAEAAHNEG; via the coding sequence ATGCGACTGCCCAAGCGACTCCTCCTCGCCGCCGGAATCGGAGCCCTTTCCGCCCGCCGCCTCCTGAGTGCTCCGTATCCCCTGGGGGGCAAGAGCGTGCTCATCACGGGTGGCTCGCGCGGGCTGGGGCTGGCCCTGGCGCGGGAATTCACGGCCAGGGGTGCGAAGGTGACCCTGATGGCCCGCACCGGCGACGCCCTGGAACGGGCTGCCCAGGAATTGCGGGCCAGCGGGGCGGCCGTCCACACGGTGGTGGGAGACATTACCGTCGCCGCCGATCTGGAGCGCGCGGTGGAGGAGACGGCGCGGGCGCACGGCGGGCTGGACGTGGTGGTCAACAACGCGGGGCTCATTCAGGTGGGACCGCTGGAAAACATGACCGAAGCCAATTTCCGCGAGGTCATGGAGGTGAACGCCTTCGCGCCCCTGTGCCTCACGCGCGCCGCCCTGCCGCTGCTGCGTGCCGCGCGGGGCCGGGTTCTTATCGTGGCGTCGGTGGGGGGCAAGGTGGCGGTGCCGCACCTGGGGCCGTATTCCATGAGCAAATTTGCCGTCACCGGGCTGGGTCAGGCCCTCCGCGCCGAACTCGCCCGCGACGGCGTCGGCGTCACCACCGTCTGCCCCTCGCTGATGCAGACGGGCAGCGCCCGACACGCTGAGGTCAAGGGCCGCCAGGAGCGGGAATACGCCCTGTTCGCCACGGTGGACAACGTGCCCGTGGTGTCGCTGGACGCGGCCACAGCGGCGCGGCGCATTGTGGACGTCCTCGTACGCGGCGACGCCGAGGCGATGATCGGCGGCCCGGCCCTGCTGCTGCGCTACGCCCAGGCCCTCGCGCCCCAACTGGTGGCCGACGTGATGGCGCTGACCAACCGGTTGCTGCCCGGTCCCACGCCGAGCAATGAGGGCGTGCGGGGCGCGAACGTCGAAACGCCGGTGACGCAGAACAACCCCATCAAGCGGGCAGCGGAGGCGGCGCACAACGAGGGGTGA
- a CDS encoding HAD family hydrolase, producing the protein MPAQTFGAVLFDLDGVLVDSELLANGVWVALLDEHGLTIEQGAFMARAVGSTHRALFNWLREEYSWEKPEGFLPELDARLAQAFRATPTIEGARETLEALRRADRPFAVASNSLRSRLHLKLEASGLAALVGEHAYDPAHVGGRGKPLPDLYEHAARALGVSPTRCLVVEDSAAGVTAGVAAGATVWGLLAGGHIHPDTGEALRRAGAARLLTSHEELRRELGPMG; encoded by the coding sequence ATGCCGGCTCAAACCTTCGGCGCCGTCCTGTTTGATCTCGACGGTGTGCTGGTGGACAGCGAACTCCTGGCAAACGGCGTATGGGTGGCGCTGCTCGACGAGCACGGGCTGACCATCGAACAGGGCGCCTTTATGGCCCGCGCCGTGGGCAGCACGCACCGCGCCCTGTTCAACTGGTTACGGGAGGAATACAGCTGGGAGAAACCGGAAGGCTTTCTGCCCGAACTCGACGCGCGACTGGCCCAGGCCTTTCGGGCCACCCCCACCATCGAGGGCGCGCGGGAGACGCTGGAGGCGCTGCGCCGAGCGGACCGTCCCTTCGCGGTGGCGAGCAACAGCCTACGGTCCCGGCTGCACCTGAAGCTGGAGGCGTCGGGACTGGCGGCCCTGGTGGGCGAGCACGCCTACGATCCTGCCCACGTCGGCGGACGCGGCAAGCCCCTGCCGGACCTCTACGAACATGCGGCGCGGGCGCTCGGCGTCTCCCCCACCCGCTGCCTGGTGGTAGAGGACAGCGCAGCCGGAGTCACGGCGGGCGTGGCCGCGGGCGCGACAGTCTGGGGCCTGCTGGCCGGAGGACACATCCACCCGGATACGGGTGAGGCGCTGCGGCGTGCGGGAGCGGCGCGCCTCCTCACCTCCCATGAGGAACTGCGCCGCGAACTGGGTCCGATGGGCTAA
- a CDS encoding MFS transporter has protein sequence MTASAPPEKALAVDDAVDRLGLGPFQWRLLAICGLTWAADAMEVLLMGFALPGISAAFGLARGSATATLLLSATFAGMLVGAMFWGWLADRIGRRTVFLATVALGVVFGLLGAAAPGVTWLALARFLTGFAIGGTLPVDYAMMAEFVPTAWRGRFLVYLESFWALGTVAVAALAWGLSTYFEPGQAWRWLLGLAALPGVVGLVARLGIPDSPRSLLARGREAAAREALSRVARANGTTLPDVPLLAPPPAPRITPATLFGGVLARRTVLLALIWFGLSLGYYGLFSWLPSYLRAQGLELGAVYRTSLLLALAQIPGYVLAAYLVEQVGRRATLVGYLAVSALGAYLFLLAGTPNAVLATSALLSFALLGAWGALYAYTPELFPTPVRTTGMGFVSSMARLASVLSPSVGAMLLTGRLGVALTLFSACFAVAAVCGWLIGVETRGQKLPDTLLPENGA, from the coding sequence ATGACCGCCTCCGCTCCACCTGAAAAAGCACTGGCTGTAGATGATGCCGTGGACCGCCTGGGCCTCGGGCCTTTTCAGTGGCGGCTGCTGGCCATCTGCGGCCTGACCTGGGCCGCCGACGCGATGGAGGTGCTGCTGATGGGTTTCGCGCTCCCTGGCATCAGCGCGGCGTTCGGGCTGGCGCGCGGTTCGGCCACGGCCACCTTGCTGCTGAGCGCCACCTTTGCCGGAATGCTGGTGGGGGCGATGTTCTGGGGCTGGCTGGCGGACCGCATCGGGCGGCGGACGGTGTTCCTGGCCACCGTGGCGCTGGGGGTGGTGTTCGGGCTGCTGGGGGCCGCCGCGCCGGGGGTGACCTGGCTGGCACTGGCCCGCTTCCTGACCGGCTTTGCCATCGGGGGCACGTTGCCCGTGGACTACGCGATGATGGCCGAGTTTGTGCCGACGGCGTGGCGGGGGCGGTTCCTGGTGTACCTGGAAAGTTTCTGGGCGCTGGGAACCGTGGCGGTGGCGGCGCTCGCCTGGGGCCTGAGCACGTACTTTGAACCCGGGCAGGCCTGGCGCTGGCTGCTGGGTCTGGCCGCTCTGCCCGGTGTGGTGGGCCTGGTGGCCCGGTTGGGCATTCCGGACTCGCCCCGCTCGCTGCTGGCGCGGGGGCGGGAAGCCGCGGCACGGGAGGCCCTGTCGCGGGTGGCGCGGGCCAACGGGACCACGTTGCCGGACGTGCCCCTGCTCGCCCCGCCACCTGCGCCGCGGATCACGCCCGCCACGCTGTTTGGGGGCGTACTGGCCCGCCGCACCGTGCTGCTCGCGCTGATCTGGTTTGGGCTGAGCCTGGGGTATTACGGCCTCTTCTCGTGGCTGCCCTCGTACCTGCGGGCGCAGGGGTTGGAGCTGGGCGCGGTGTACCGCACGTCGCTGCTGCTGGCGCTGGCGCAGATTCCAGGCTATGTGCTGGCTGCCTACCTCGTCGAGCAGGTGGGCCGCCGCGCCACCCTCGTCGGTTACCTTGCCGTCTCGGCGCTGGGGGCGTACCTGTTTTTGCTGGCGGGGACCCCGAACGCCGTGCTCGCCACGTCGGCGCTGCTGTCCTTCGCGCTGCTGGGGGCGTGGGGAGCGCTGTACGCCTACACGCCGGAACTGTTTCCCACGCCGGTACGCACCACGGGCATGGGCTTCGTGTCCAGCATGGCCCGCCTCGCTTCCGTGCTGTCGCCCAGCGTGGGCGCGATGTTGCTGACCGGACGACTCGGGGTGGCGCTCACCCTCTTTTCCGCCTGCTTCGCGGTGGCAGCGGTGTGCGGCTGGCTGATCGGCGTGGAGACGCGCGGGCAAAAACTCCCCGACACCCTGCTGCCGGAGAATGGCGCATGA
- a CDS encoding histidine triad nucleotide-binding protein, whose amino-acid sequence MDNAGPTLFERIIAREIPAAVVYEDDRFIAIRDIAPKAPIHLLVIPKKVTARVDEIEDAEEMGQLWLTAVKVARQHAADYRLAVNCGPGGGQVVFHTHIHVLAGWENGPDSDT is encoded by the coding sequence ATGGACAACGCTGGCCCCACGCTGTTTGAACGCATCATCGCCCGGGAAATTCCCGCAGCCGTGGTGTACGAGGACGACCGCTTCATCGCCATACGCGACATCGCGCCCAAGGCCCCCATTCACCTGCTCGTGATTCCCAAGAAGGTAACGGCCCGCGTGGATGAGATCGAAGACGCGGAGGAGATGGGGCAGCTGTGGCTGACGGCGGTGAAGGTGGCCCGGCAGCACGCAGCCGACTACCGCCTGGCGGTGAACTGCGGCCCCGGCGGCGGGCAGGTGGTATTTCACACCCACATTCACGTCCTCGCGGGCTGGGAAAATGGGCCGGACAGCGACACGTGA
- a CDS encoding transporter substrate-binding domain-containing protein, whose protein sequence is MKKLPFRKQLQVYRIFGDAIKAVAPGEVDAVLVDRLTFLRATKTYSKAGLTLGAPGAATAVQQGGRALRPARNPALANVLKDGLYTQASMKFFGPDLRCGGRKPTSSGGAGARERPFV, encoded by the coding sequence TTGAAGAAGCTGCCCTTCAGGAAGCAGCTGCAGGTCTACCGCATCTTCGGCGACGCCATCAAGGCTGTGGCTCCGGGCGAGGTGGACGCCGTACTGGTGGACAGGCTGACGTTCCTCAGGGCCACCAAGACCTACAGCAAGGCGGGCCTGACCCTTGGAGCCCCCGGAGCGGCAACTGCTGTGCAACAGGGCGGCCGTGCTCTGCGCCCCGCACGAAACCCGGCGCTGGCGAACGTGCTCAAGGACGGCCTGTACACGCAGGCGTCCATGAAGTTCTTCGGCCCCGACCTTCGTTGCGGCGGCCGGAAGCCCACATCGTCCGGAGGAGCAGGAGCCAGAGAACGCCCCTTTGTGTGA